Genomic DNA from Comamonas antarctica:
CACGCAGTCGGCCGGCGTGCCGTTGACGTAGCGAAAGCCGTTGGGCGCCTGGTGCACGTACAAAGGCGAGTGCAGCGTCAGCGCATTGGATTTGGCACTGTTGTTGTGCTCGGGCGCGACCACCTCGACATCGGCGATGGTCTTCAACGATTCATAAAGCGCGACCAGTCCGGGCGCTTGATAACCGTCATCGTTGGAAATGAGGATTTTCATGGGATGCTGCGGATTGTAGGCGCGGTCCGACCCGTCACCGCAGGGACAAGCGCCGCCGGCCCCAGCTTCTATCATTCCTGCAACAAAACGACAGGAGACCTTGATGCATGCCTGGCTATGTACCACGCCCACCGGCGTCGATGCGCTGGAATGGACCGAACTGCCGACTCCCGAACCCAAGGCCGGCGAGGTGCTGGTGGAAATCAAGGCCGCGAGCCTGAACTTCCCCGACCTGCTGATCGTGCAGAACAAATACCAGATGAAGCCGCCGCTGCCTTTCGTGCCCGGCTCGGAATACGCGGGCGTGGTGCGCGCCGTGGGCGAAGGCGTCACGCATCTGCAGGTCGGCCAGAACGTCGCCAGCCTCACCGGCACGGGCGGCTTCGGCAGCCATGTGATCGCGCCCGCCGCGGCCTGCCTGCCGCTGCCAGAGGACTTTCCGCTGGTCGACGCGGCCGCGTTCATCATGACCTATGCCACGTCTTTCCACGCGCTGATGGACCGCGCCCAACTGCAGGCGGGCGAGACCGTGCTGGTGCTGGGCGCGGCCGGCGGCGTCGGCACCGCGGCGATCCAGATCGCCAAGGCCGCAGGTGCGCGCGTGATCGCGGCGGCCTCGAGCGACGAGAAGTGCGCGCTATGCCAGTCGCTAGGCGCCGATGCGACCATCAACTACAGCAGTACCGACCTGCGCGAAGCGCTCAAGGCCGCGACCGGCGGCAAGGGCCCCGACGTGGTCTACGACCCGGTCGGCGGCGACCTGGCCGAGCCCGCGTTCCGCTCGATTGCCTGGCGCGGCCGCTATCTGGTGGTCGGTTTCGCGGCCGGCCCCATCCCCGCCCTGCCCTGGAACCTGGCGCTGCTCAAGGGCGCGTCGCTGGTCGGCGTGTTCTGGGGTGAATTCCAGCGGCGCGAGCCCAAGGCCAACGCCGCGATGATGGCCACGCTGCTCGACTGGTACCAGGAGGGCAGGATCAAGCCGGTGATTGATTCCACGATGGACCTGTCGCAACTGCCCGCGGCCTACGAGCGCATGGGCTCGCGCGCGGTGATGGGCAAGCTGGTGCTGACGCGCTAGAAGCGACCGGCGGCGGCATGCCGCCGATGCGGGTTCTCACCTATGTTAGCCAGTGGGCGGGTGCTACACTGCGCGCCTTTTTCCCGGCCGGCGCCCTGCGCGTGGTACCGACCGGGCCCCTGGCCGCTGGTTGCGCACCGCGCGCTGCCTCCTTGCTTTTCCCCCGCATGCAACTGAGCTTCAGCACCTACTACACCCTCCTCTGCGCAGCCCTGGTGCTGCTGGTCGGCAAATTCCTGGTCCAGCGCATACGCTTCCTGCGCGACTTCAACATTCCCGAACCCGTGGCCGGCGGCCTGTTGGCCGCCGCGCTGATCTATGCGCTGCACGAGTTCACCGGTTACTCGCTGGCATTCAATACCGATCTGCAAACCGGCTTCATGCTGATGTTCTTCGCCTCGATCGGACTGAGCGCCAATTTCGCCAAGCTGCGCGAAGGCGGTGCGGGCCTGGTCCTGTTCCTGGTGATCATCAGCCTGTTCATCCTGGTGCAGAACGGCGTTGGCATCGGCCTGGCCGCGGCCATGGGCCTGGACCCGCTGATCGGCCTGATCGCCGGCTCGGTCACGCTGGTCGGCGGCCATGGCACGGCCGGCGCCTGGGGCGTGGTGCTTGAGAACGAGCATGGCGTGCAGGGAGCGGTCACGCTGGGCATTGCCTGCGCGACCTTCGGCCTGGTGATCGGCGGGCTGATCGGGGGCCCGATCGCCAAGGGACTGGTGACGCGATTCCAGCTCAAGGCCATTGCGGGCACGCCAGCGGCGGCGGTAGCCGCGCCCGGCGATCTCAATTTCGAGAATCCGCAGCAGGTGCGCCTCATCACCACCAGCGCCGCGATCGAGACGCTGGCGCTGTTTGCCGCCTGCCTGGGCTTTGCCGAATTCATGACCGGCTTCACCCGCGGCACGGCGCTCCAGTTGCCGACCT
This window encodes:
- the gltS gene encoding sodium/glutamate symporter; this translates as MQLSFSTYYTLLCAALVLLVGKFLVQRIRFLRDFNIPEPVAGGLLAAALIYALHEFTGYSLAFNTDLQTGFMLMFFASIGLSANFAKLREGGAGLVLFLVIISLFILVQNGVGIGLAAAMGLDPLIGLIAGSVTLVGGHGTAGAWGVVLENEHGVQGAVTLGIACATFGLVIGGLIGGPIAKGLVTRFQLKAIAGTPAAAVAAPGDLNFENPQQVRLITTSAAIETLALFAACLGFAEFMTGFTRGTALQLPTFVWALGAGVVLRNALDYLFNFQVFDRAIDLFGNVSLSVYLAIALLSLKLWELSGLAAPLMVILLAQTVTMALYAVFVTFRVMGKNYDAAVLAAGHCGFGMGATPTAIANMQAITNQYGPSHKAFLIVPMVGAFFIDIINAAMIQLFIRFLP
- a CDS encoding NADPH:quinone oxidoreductase family protein; translated protein: MHAWLCTTPTGVDALEWTELPTPEPKAGEVLVEIKAASLNFPDLLIVQNKYQMKPPLPFVPGSEYAGVVRAVGEGVTHLQVGQNVASLTGTGGFGSHVIAPAAACLPLPEDFPLVDAAAFIMTYATSFHALMDRAQLQAGETVLVLGAAGGVGTAAIQIAKAAGARVIAAASSDEKCALCQSLGADATINYSSTDLREALKAATGGKGPDVVYDPVGGDLAEPAFRSIAWRGRYLVVGFAAGPIPALPWNLALLKGASLVGVFWGEFQRREPKANAAMMATLLDWYQEGRIKPVIDSTMDLSQLPAAYERMGSRAVMGKLVLTR